GCCTCGTAAATCCATGCCAGCTGCGCCTCAGACAAACCCTCCGCCACCACATGGGTCTGCGCGCGGCTGCCTTCAGCGTACTTTTCCTCGTAACTGTAAAACGTATCCGTGGGCGCACACACCTCACCGGGGGGCGTGATCACCAGCTCGCCCTCGTAGGTGTACGCCGCCACCTCCAGCTCGCGCACCTTCAGGCACTTTTCCACCAACACATAAGGCGACAGGGTAAACGCCTCCTGCAGTGTCTCCGCCAGTGCACCCTCGCTGCTGACCTTGTAGCAACCCACCGAAGAACCTTGGTTAGAGGCCTTCACAAACACGCTGCCCCACTTGTGCAATGCATCCCGCGCCTTGGCGACTTCCCCGGCGGTATTCGCGCACAGGAACTGGTAGGGGGTGTTGTCGATGCCCAGCGCCGTCAGCCACAACTTGGTGGTGATTTTGTTGAAGCAGATCTTGCTCGCCTCGGAGCCGCAGCCAAAATAGGGCAGGCCGAGAATGTCCAGCTGCGACTGCAGGTCGCCAGTCTCACCGGGGTAGCCGTGAATGGAGGGAATTACATAATGCACCGGTTGCGCGCTGCCGGTGGCACTGTACAGCAACCGGTCGGAGCGCAGCTCCTGCAGCTGGCCCTGGTCGTCCAGCAAGCGGCCGTCGGCGTGCATAGTCACGCGGGTGAGGCGGATGTCCGGCGCACTGGCCAGTTCCCGCTGGATAAAGTCGGCGGTGCGCAGGGATACATCGTGCTCACTGCCACCTCCGCCACAAATCAGCAGTACATGGATATCGGTCGGGGCCTGGTTGCTCATCGGGCTCTCATCAATCTGGTTGGAACGGTTAACGCTGCTGGCCGGGGGTTACCGCGGCTGGCGCGGCCAATACCCGGGCGCATTGCGCGGGCATCACCGGCTTTTTGGGCTTCTCCGGCTTCTTGGGCCTTGTGTCGTTCAGGATGGCGTAAAACTCATCGCTAAACCACCAGTCCAGACCCCCGCCGCAGGGTTTGCCGCGCACCTTGGGCTGGGGTTTACAATTTTTGTCTTCCGGCGGGCAGTTTAGTCGCACATGAAAGTGGTAGTTGTGTCCCCACCAGGGCCGCACCTTGCGCAGCCACGCGTTATCGCTGCCAGCAATATCGCACATTTTTCGCTTGATGGTGGGGTGCACGAAGATGCGTGCGACACGCGGATCTTCCGACGCGATACGCAGAATGCCGGGGATGCGCGGGTCCCAGTTTTTTTCCAGTAACTCGTGCTTGCGCGCATCCGCCATGGGCACCGCAGGAATATTGTCGCGCTCCCAAGGAGTGAGTGGTCGCTCCGCGGCGCGCCGGTCCTGGGAAAACCAGATATCCGCATCCAGCCCCTGCTGGTGGCTCTGGTGCCCGCTGCTGAACGGCCCGCCGCGGGCCATCGACATATCGCCGATTTGCAGCCGTCCCAGATCCTGCTCGTCCACTGCATTGGCGAAGTCCTTGAGGAATTCCACCAGGTACGGATTGCCGTAATGCCGGTCGCGGCCGGTGCGCACCAGCTGGAATCCGTCCCCGCGCAGCGGCATCTTCTCCGCCCCACTCAGGCAGCCATTGCTGTAGCCGCCGATACTGGCGGGCAGTTGATTGGAGGGCCTTTTCACCGCCTCCCAAGGATTCTGGGCGAAGGCGGGAAAACTCGCAGCCAGGCTGAGGGCTGTGGTGAGAATTCGAGAAACAAGTTGGGCGGTTGGCGACATGGTTACAGCGAGTACGTCGATTTTGGTATTAGTGGTCGGGAAATTATAGAGGTTCCATTCAATAGTTCTGTGGAAGTATCCGCTTTCGTGGGCATTCTACTTGCGGGTTATGGAGCGGCCCTGCTACCGGTAAACCCTTCGCGAGACACGAGCTAGGCGCCCCCCCTCAACCCATCCCTGGGGGCTCGGCTGCGGCCATCCAGGCCGCAGACGGTCTCGCGAAGGGTTTCCCGGTAGCAGAGCCTTCGCATCAGGCCTAAAAGACATTTGGTCTAGCTATTCACGTATTTCTTTTT
This genomic interval from Microbulbifer sp. Q7 contains the following:
- a CDS encoding D-alanine--D-alanine ligase; amino-acid sequence: MSNQAPTDIHVLLICGGGGSEHDVSLRTADFIQRELASAPDIRLTRVTMHADGRLLDDQGQLQELRSDRLLYSATGSAQPVHYVIPSIHGYPGETGDLQSQLDILGLPYFGCGSEASKICFNKITTKLWLTALGIDNTPYQFLCANTAGEVAKARDALHKWGSVFVKASNQGSSVGCYKVSSEGALAETLQEAFTLSPYVLVEKCLKVRELEVAAYTYEGELVITPPGEVCAPTDTFYSYEEKYAEGSRAQTHVVAEGLSEAQLAWIYEASKRAFVGLQLKDLSRIDFFLTDDGEIYLNEVNTFPGMTPISMFPKMLQNQGHDFATYLSSLIRGAL
- the mepA gene encoding penicillin-insensitive murein endopeptidase — encoded protein: MSPTAQLVSRILTTALSLAASFPAFAQNPWEAVKRPSNQLPASIGGYSNGCLSGAEKMPLRGDGFQLVRTGRDRHYGNPYLVEFLKDFANAVDEQDLGRLQIGDMSMARGGPFSSGHQSHQQGLDADIWFSQDRRAAERPLTPWERDNIPAVPMADARKHELLEKNWDPRIPGILRIASEDPRVARIFVHPTIKRKMCDIAGSDNAWLRKVRPWWGHNYHFHVRLNCPPEDKNCKPQPKVRGKPCGGGLDWWFSDEFYAILNDTRPKKPEKPKKPVMPAQCARVLAAPAAVTPGQQR